One Sphaerisporangium krabiense DNA segment encodes these proteins:
- a CDS encoding transglycosylase domain-containing protein: MFGNLLRLIGAAVAAGVLAAAIALPAVGGAGMGVKSTTDVLNLKPEELKADPPPEKTVIRDSDGKQIAQFYYQNRESVTLDKVAPIMRQAIIAIEDFRFYEHGALDLEGSLRALMKNFQSGGVAQGGSSITQQYVKQVIFNKAETDEEKAAAIAPTVSRKLNELRYAMAVEQENTKDQILEKYLNIAYFGASSYGIQAASKRFFDKPASELNLEEAATLAGAVQNPNATDPNLGKQHRAALLSRRNVVLDRMAELGKITPQQAAEAKAKKLTYKDISIPGGCEQSKYPYFCLYVQHEILNDTQFGKTEKARREFLNRGGLVIRTTLDTKMQKAAEKAIKRFVHASDKPVASEALIEPGTGAIKAMAASRKFGGSKKKNESNYNLVADVAHGGGTGFQAGSTFKAFTLATALKEGMRYDDGINSGSSFQASGYSDFKNCKGENVGDPSHVAHNSEGGGGFKTLRTGTWGSVNTFFLRLEQKVGLCDVVKTAKDLGIKRADGGKLSEVETFTLGVNEMDPVTVAAAYATFAARGSYCKPMAITSITDRFGKKTQFKPACKQTLDEKVADAVSGILSGVFTKGTMTGVGGIGRDAAGKTGTTDGSMTAWFAGYTPDLAGAVSLGDPRGSYTHPLRNIRIGGRYYGEVFGATISGRIWKETFLSALKGIEASSFTAPDMSQFGGCSGGCAPKAPPKTHGEDGGPFEVPNGNNGGGDMPNLPDVTTNGGGGTTGTTGIYPVTPGIARD, encoded by the coding sequence GTGTTCGGGAACCTGCTGCGGCTGATCGGGGCCGCCGTCGCCGCCGGCGTCCTCGCCGCGGCGATCGCCCTGCCCGCCGTGGGCGGCGCCGGCATGGGCGTCAAGAGCACCACTGACGTGCTCAACCTCAAGCCAGAAGAGCTCAAAGCGGATCCGCCTCCGGAGAAGACGGTGATCCGGGACTCCGACGGCAAGCAGATCGCGCAGTTCTACTACCAGAACCGCGAATCAGTGACGCTGGACAAGGTCGCGCCCATCATGCGCCAGGCCATCATCGCCATCGAGGACTTCCGCTTCTACGAGCACGGGGCCCTCGACCTCGAAGGCTCGCTCCGCGCTCTCATGAAGAACTTCCAGTCCGGCGGCGTCGCCCAGGGCGGTTCCTCGATCACCCAGCAGTACGTCAAGCAGGTGATCTTCAACAAGGCCGAGACCGACGAGGAGAAGGCCGCGGCCATCGCCCCGACCGTGTCGCGCAAGCTCAACGAGCTGCGGTACGCCATGGCGGTCGAGCAGGAGAACACCAAGGACCAGATCCTTGAGAAATACCTGAACATCGCCTACTTCGGCGCCAGCTCGTACGGCATCCAGGCCGCGTCCAAGCGCTTTTTCGACAAGCCGGCCTCCGAGCTGAACCTCGAAGAGGCCGCCACGCTCGCGGGGGCCGTGCAGAACCCCAACGCGACCGACCCCAACCTCGGCAAGCAGCACCGGGCCGCCCTGCTGTCCCGGCGCAACGTCGTCCTCGACCGCATGGCCGAGCTGGGCAAGATCACACCGCAGCAGGCGGCCGAGGCCAAGGCCAAGAAACTGACGTACAAGGACATCTCCATCCCCGGCGGGTGCGAGCAGAGCAAGTACCCGTACTTCTGCCTGTACGTCCAGCACGAGATCCTCAACGACACGCAGTTCGGCAAGACCGAGAAGGCGCGCAGGGAGTTCCTCAACCGGGGCGGCCTCGTCATCAGGACGACGCTCGACACCAAGATGCAGAAGGCCGCCGAGAAGGCGATCAAGAGGTTCGTGCACGCCTCCGACAAGCCCGTCGCCTCCGAGGCCCTCATCGAGCCCGGCACCGGCGCCATCAAGGCCATGGCCGCGAGCCGCAAGTTCGGCGGCAGCAAGAAGAAGAACGAGTCGAACTACAACCTCGTCGCCGACGTCGCGCACGGCGGTGGCACCGGCTTCCAGGCCGGGTCCACGTTCAAGGCGTTCACGCTGGCCACGGCCCTGAAAGAGGGCATGCGCTACGACGACGGCATCAACTCGGGCAGCAGCTTCCAGGCGAGCGGGTACAGCGACTTCAAGAACTGCAAGGGCGAGAACGTCGGCGACCCCAGCCACGTCGCCCACAACTCCGAGGGCGGCGGCGGGTTCAAGACCCTCAGGACCGGCACCTGGGGCTCGGTCAACACCTTCTTCCTCCGGCTGGAGCAGAAGGTCGGGCTCTGCGACGTCGTCAAGACCGCCAAGGACCTCGGCATCAAGCGCGCCGACGGCGGCAAGCTGAGCGAGGTCGAGACCTTCACCCTCGGCGTCAACGAGATGGACCCGGTGACGGTCGCCGCCGCCTACGCCACCTTCGCCGCCCGCGGCAGCTACTGCAAGCCCATGGCGATCACCTCGATCACCGACCGCTTCGGCAAGAAGACCCAGTTCAAGCCCGCATGCAAGCAGACGCTGGACGAGAAGGTCGCCGACGCCGTCAGCGGCATCCTGTCCGGGGTCTTCACCAAGGGCACCATGACCGGCGTCGGCGGCATCGGCCGCGACGCGGCGGGCAAGACCGGGACCACCGACGGCTCCATGACCGCCTGGTTCGCCGGGTACACCCCCGACCTGGCCGGCGCCGTCAGCCTGGGTGACCCGCGCGGCTCCTACACCCACCCGCTGCGCAACATCCGCATCGGCGGCCGCTACTACGGCGAGGTGTTCGGCGCGACGATCTCCGGACGCATCTGGAAGGAGACGTTCCTCAGCGCGCTGAAGGGCATCGAGGCCTCGTCCTTCACGGCGCCGGACATGAGCCAGTTCGGCGGGTGCAGCGGCGGCTGCGCGCCCAAGGCGCCGCCCAAGACCCACGGCGAGGACGGCGGCCCGTTCGAGGTCCCGAACGGCAACAACGGCGGCGGGGACATGCCCAACCTCCCGGACGTCACCACCAACGGCGGCGGCGGCACCACCGGCACCACCGGCATCTACCCCGTCACCCCGGGCATCGCCCGGGACTGA
- a CDS encoding GatB/YqeY domain-containing protein — translation MSALKDKLKADLTTAMKARDELRTRTLRMALAAVSTEEVAGKEARQLSDDEVVKVLTKEAKKRREAAEAFAGAGRAEQARAEQDEQAVLEEYLPAQLSDEELDRLVQEAIAESGAEGPKAMGQVMKVLNPKVAGRAEGGRVAQAVRAHLAG, via the coding sequence ATGAGTGCTCTGAAGGACAAGCTGAAGGCCGATCTCACTACGGCGATGAAGGCGCGGGACGAGCTGCGGACGCGGACGCTCCGCATGGCTCTGGCGGCCGTCAGCACGGAGGAGGTCGCGGGTAAGGAGGCCAGGCAGCTCTCGGACGACGAGGTCGTCAAGGTGCTGACCAAGGAGGCCAAGAAGCGGCGTGAGGCGGCGGAGGCCTTCGCGGGCGCCGGCCGGGCCGAGCAGGCGCGGGCCGAGCAGGACGAGCAGGCCGTGCTTGAGGAGTACCTGCCGGCGCAGCTCAGCGACGAGGAGCTCGACCGTCTGGTCCAGGAGGCGATCGCCGAGAGCGGCGCCGAGGGGCCGAAGGCGATGGGGCAGGTGATGAAGGTTCTCAACCCCAAGGTCGCCGGCCGTGCGGAGGGCGGCAGGGTCGCCCAGGCCGTCCGCGCGCACCTCGCCGGCTGA
- a CDS encoding CynX/NimT family MFS transporter encodes MEKTLTRRSGQALLVWGLLVVAANLRASLTGVGPLLDHVQADLGLTPAVAGLLNTLPLLAFAALSPLVPRLVGRWGAERLLGGALVVLTLGIALRWVPTAAGLFGGTVLIGAGVAVGNVLLPSLIKRDFPTKVGLLTSAYATVMGGVAAVASGVAVPISAVAPGGWHTALGCWLVFALVAVLLWIPQMRAPRRAAQAIRRHPLPWRSGLSWAVTAFMGLQSLGFYVVVTWLPQVFQDNGMSAATAGWLLFLFQAVAVLTSLAVPGALRRARDQRALATICSAIMLLGYLGLSAAPGLAWLWSVILGLGGGACLVLALAFISLRAQDASVAGALSAMAQSIGYLLAAAGPVIFGLLHTLTSGWRTPLILMCATAATQTIAALAAGSGTVPSPDSQAPAHAPRPGIGPLARRHMHPDLADPRMRP; translated from the coding sequence ATGGAGAAGACGCTGACGCGGCGTTCGGGGCAGGCGTTGCTGGTATGGGGGCTGCTCGTGGTGGCGGCGAACCTGCGGGCGAGTTTGACCGGCGTCGGGCCGTTGCTGGACCACGTGCAGGCTGATCTTGGGTTGACCCCGGCCGTGGCGGGCCTGCTCAACACATTGCCATTGCTGGCGTTCGCGGCGCTGTCCCCACTGGTGCCCCGACTGGTCGGGCGGTGGGGAGCCGAGCGGCTCCTTGGAGGTGCGCTCGTGGTGCTCACGCTGGGGATCGCGCTCCGGTGGGTGCCGACGGCAGCCGGTCTGTTCGGCGGAACCGTGCTGATCGGGGCGGGCGTCGCCGTCGGCAACGTGCTGCTGCCGAGCCTCATCAAGCGCGATTTCCCCACCAAGGTGGGACTGCTGACCAGCGCCTACGCCACCGTCATGGGAGGTGTCGCCGCAGTGGCCTCCGGGGTGGCGGTGCCGATCAGCGCGGTCGCGCCCGGCGGTTGGCACACCGCGTTGGGGTGCTGGCTCGTGTTCGCACTGGTGGCCGTCCTGCTGTGGATCCCTCAGATGCGCGCTCCGCGGCGTGCCGCCCAGGCGATTCGCCGGCACCCGTTGCCGTGGCGCTCCGGCCTCTCCTGGGCGGTCACGGCGTTCATGGGCCTGCAGTCGCTCGGCTTCTACGTCGTCGTGACGTGGCTGCCGCAGGTCTTCCAGGACAACGGCATGAGCGCGGCCACGGCGGGATGGCTTCTCTTCCTGTTCCAGGCGGTCGCGGTGCTGACCAGCCTGGCGGTGCCCGGCGCACTGCGGCGGGCACGTGACCAGCGCGCCCTGGCGACGATCTGCTCGGCGATCATGCTCCTCGGCTACCTTGGACTTTCCGCGGCGCCGGGACTGGCGTGGCTGTGGAGTGTCATCCTCGGCCTGGGCGGCGGAGCCTGCCTCGTGCTCGCACTGGCCTTCATCAGCCTGCGCGCGCAGGACGCGTCCGTGGCCGGCGCGTTGTCGGCGATGGCCCAGTCGATCGGTTACCTGCTGGCCGCCGCCGGCCCAGTGATCTTCGGCCTCCTGCACACGCTGACCTCCGGCTGGCGAACACCGCTCATACTGATGTGCGCCACCGCGGCCACCCAGACGATCGCCGCCCTGGCAGCCGGCTCAGGCACAGTGCCCTCCCCCGATTCCCAGGCACCCGCTCACGCCCCTCGCCCCGGTATTGGTCCCCTGGCACGCCGCCACATGCACCCGGACCTCGCCGACCCCCGCATGCGGCCCTGA
- a CDS encoding helix-turn-helix transcriptional regulator — translation MGSPLGNFIRSKRDSIQPESLGLPDRGRRRSPGLRRLDLATCAGISVEYLTRIEQGRDRNPSPTVVNALADALRLDSPERNHLRYLAKITGDECSILIRPVPPSRRVRPPVLRTLRLLEPSVAIVTNRLGDVLAHTSGYRLVTSGTGLLDDAHPNLNRYLFTDPRARTFFVDWDDVADEQAFDLWQAPSLENLEWLTAELTPIAGPDFTDRLNRHVVPRRGVLRLDHPSGHRLRLLRETLELPAEAQQLVVFLPADDQTAEAIDQLEHESRGRPGPSRDTPRTQHSQPVQATV, via the coding sequence GTGGGGTCACCACTGGGGAACTTCATCAGGTCGAAGCGTGACAGCATCCAGCCGGAATCCCTTGGTCTGCCGGACCGCGGCCGCCGCCGGTCACCGGGTCTGCGCCGGCTGGACCTCGCCACGTGCGCCGGCATCAGCGTTGAATACCTGACGCGCATCGAGCAGGGCCGCGACCGCAATCCATCGCCGACGGTCGTCAACGCCCTCGCCGACGCGCTCCGCCTCGACTCCCCGGAGCGCAACCACCTGCGCTACCTCGCGAAGATCACCGGTGACGAATGCTCCATCCTCATCCGTCCCGTGCCACCGTCCCGGCGCGTGCGACCGCCCGTCCTGCGGACGCTCCGCCTCCTCGAACCCAGCGTCGCCATCGTGACCAACCGGCTGGGCGACGTCCTCGCCCACACCAGCGGCTACCGACTGGTCACCAGCGGGACGGGCCTGCTCGACGACGCCCATCCGAACCTCAACCGCTACCTGTTCACCGACCCCCGCGCCCGGACGTTCTTCGTCGACTGGGACGACGTCGCGGACGAGCAGGCCTTCGATCTTTGGCAGGCGCCGTCCCTGGAGAACCTCGAATGGCTCACCGCGGAGCTCACCCCCATCGCCGGGCCTGACTTCACCGACCGCCTGAACCGTCACGTGGTGCCGCGACGCGGCGTCCTCCGGCTCGACCACCCGTCCGGTCACCGGCTTCGACTGCTTCGTGAGACCCTCGAACTGCCCGCGGAGGCCCAACAACTGGTCGTCTTCCTCCCGGCCGACGACCAGACGGCCGAGGCCATCGACCAGCTCGAGCACGAGTCCCGCGGCCGACCCGGTCCATCTCGTGACACACCGCGAACTCAGCACTCCCAACCGGTCCAAGCCACGGTGTGA
- a CDS encoding alpha/beta fold hydrolase has product MATETRAIEVAVLYDEHKNHGERAERGDRTVRHFTIHHDGVTIPVSRGGQGRPLVLCPGLSSTQADLRELTELLRRDHDVVTFDLRGHGLASAAERYSFEDFLSDLVAVMAELRNLGLPTAPVLVGYSLGADLAVHYASEHHDTVAELVLIDGANPVPEPFITEAALPAFRAMWEDLATQQEAERGTARQVLLTAQEILDLNLEIDVIRSEILDRYRKIDRPVRMIMSTSMAGDSSEGPAPRFSQNWRVGVERLVREYPHIATSWLDADHQLVFTHAPQIAQIILDAPGAAGRAIS; this is encoded by the coding sequence ATGGCCACGGAAACCAGGGCGATCGAGGTCGCCGTGCTGTACGACGAGCACAAAAATCATGGAGAGCGGGCGGAGAGAGGTGACAGGACGGTGCGGCACTTCACGATCCACCACGACGGTGTCACGATCCCGGTGTCTCGCGGCGGTCAGGGACGACCGCTGGTCCTGTGCCCTGGCCTGAGCTCGACCCAGGCCGACCTGCGCGAGTTGACCGAGCTGCTGAGGCGCGATCACGACGTGGTGACCTTCGATCTGCGGGGGCATGGCCTCGCCTCGGCCGCCGAGCGGTACTCCTTCGAGGACTTCCTCAGCGATCTCGTCGCGGTGATGGCGGAACTGAGGAACCTCGGCCTCCCAACAGCGCCGGTGCTGGTGGGCTACTCGCTGGGCGCCGACCTGGCCGTGCACTATGCCTCCGAGCATCATGACACCGTCGCCGAGCTTGTTCTCATCGACGGGGCGAACCCGGTGCCCGAACCGTTCATCACCGAGGCGGCCCTGCCGGCGTTCCGCGCCATGTGGGAGGACTTGGCGACGCAGCAGGAGGCCGAGCGGGGTACCGCGCGTCAGGTGCTGCTCACCGCCCAGGAGATTCTCGACCTGAACCTCGAGATCGACGTGATCCGGTCCGAGATCCTCGACCGGTACAGGAAGATCGACCGGCCCGTCAGAATGATCATGTCGACCTCGATGGCCGGCGACAGCAGCGAAGGGCCTGCACCGCGGTTCAGCCAGAACTGGCGTGTCGGCGTCGAGCGGCTTGTCCGCGAGTATCCGCACATCGCCACCAGCTGGCTCGACGCCGATCACCAGCTGGTCTTCACCCATGCCCCGCAAATCGCCCAGATCATCCTTGACGCACCAGGCGCAGCCGGTCGGGCGATCTCTTGA
- a CDS encoding metallophosphoesterase, protein MRKAAAIPLSLLGLGVAGLGYASVVERNWFRLRRFDVPVLPPGQRPVRILHLSDLHLTPGRTHLINWVRSLDALEPDLVVNTGDTIAHPDAVPAYLRAVEPLLARPGLFVYGSNDLYSPHFKNPARYLWRSSKSDGRRSVPDLPWPELGEGMTAAGWLDMNNTTASIKVGDLDVFVGGIHDSHINRDRYDEIAGPAPAEADLRLGVMHSPEPSNMSRFAADGYQLLLAGHTHGGQLCIPFYGALVTNCGIDRARVKGLHRHDSAWLHVSAGLGTSPFAPARFSCPPEATLLTLVPRRPTRR, encoded by the coding sequence GTGAGGAAAGCTGCCGCGATACCCCTGTCCCTGCTAGGTCTCGGCGTCGCCGGGCTCGGCTACGCGTCCGTCGTCGAGCGCAACTGGTTCCGGCTGCGCCGCTTCGACGTGCCGGTCCTCCCGCCGGGGCAGCGTCCGGTGCGCATTCTCCACCTCTCCGACCTGCATCTCACCCCGGGGCGCACCCATCTGATCAACTGGGTCCGCTCGCTGGACGCCCTCGAACCCGATCTCGTGGTGAACACCGGCGACACCATCGCCCACCCGGACGCCGTCCCCGCCTACCTGCGCGCGGTCGAGCCCCTGCTGGCCCGTCCGGGCCTGTTCGTCTACGGGTCCAACGACCTGTACTCGCCGCACTTCAAGAACCCCGCACGCTACCTGTGGCGCTCGTCCAAGTCCGACGGCCGGCGCAGCGTCCCCGACCTGCCCTGGCCGGAGCTGGGCGAGGGCATGACGGCGGCGGGCTGGCTGGACATGAACAACACCACCGCCAGCATCAAGGTGGGCGATCTGGACGTCTTCGTGGGCGGCATCCACGACTCGCACATCAACCGCGACCGCTACGACGAGATCGCCGGCCCCGCCCCCGCGGAGGCCGACCTGCGCCTCGGGGTCATGCACTCCCCCGAGCCCAGCAACATGTCCCGCTTCGCCGCCGACGGCTACCAGTTGCTCCTCGCCGGGCACACCCACGGCGGCCAGCTCTGCATCCCCTTCTACGGCGCCCTGGTGACCAACTGCGGCATCGATCGCGCCCGCGTGAAGGGCCTGCACCGCCACGACTCCGCCTGGCTCCACGTCTCCGCGGGCCTCGGCACCTCCCCCTTCGCCCCCGCCCGCTTCTCCTGCCCCCCCGAGGCCACCCTGCTCACCCTCGTCCCCCGCCGCCCCACCCGCCGCTGA
- a CDS encoding MerR family transcriptional regulator codes for MLTIGELASYAGVTVRAVRHYHAKGLLPEPDRDHSGYRRYDAGAVIELIKIRILADAGVPLARVRELLRAGEEEFAAAIADIDGRLQAEIQERQRHRERIARLASGDSLVLPSEVVEYLDRLRALGVDERIVQAERDGWIPLAAHSPERVPEWMARKREQLDDPRLVDFYLTLGQALERADDNPRLVELADKLAAYITRMADERGEDYVDDTAIELPLVELMDTLAFDTVPPARRLIELLKQRGWKGWTKLERVAPIPGVTP; via the coding sequence ATGCTGACCATCGGCGAGCTGGCGTCGTATGCGGGAGTGACGGTGCGCGCAGTGCGGCACTACCACGCCAAGGGGCTGCTGCCGGAGCCCGACCGGGATCACTCCGGCTACCGCAGATACGACGCCGGCGCCGTGATCGAGCTGATCAAGATCCGGATCCTCGCCGACGCCGGGGTTCCGCTGGCGCGGGTGCGGGAGCTGCTGCGGGCCGGAGAGGAGGAGTTCGCCGCGGCGATCGCGGACATCGATGGGAGGCTGCAGGCGGAGATCCAGGAGAGGCAGCGGCACCGCGAGCGAATCGCCCGGCTCGCCTCCGGGGACAGCCTGGTCCTGCCCTCGGAAGTGGTCGAGTATCTCGACCGGCTGCGGGCGCTCGGAGTCGACGAGCGGATCGTCCAGGCGGAGCGTGACGGCTGGATCCCGCTGGCCGCGCACTCACCCGAGCGAGTCCCGGAGTGGATGGCACGCAAGCGGGAGCAGCTCGACGATCCGCGGCTGGTCGACTTCTACCTCACCCTGGGCCAGGCTCTTGAGCGAGCCGACGACAACCCGCGGCTGGTCGAGCTGGCCGACAAGCTGGCCGCCTACATCACGCGTATGGCCGACGAGCGGGGCGAGGACTATGTCGACGACACCGCTATCGAGCTACCGCTCGTCGAGCTGATGGACACGCTGGCGTTCGACACGGTGCCTCCGGCGCGTCGGCTGATCGAACTTCTGAAGCAGCGAGGCTGGAAAGGCTGGACCAAGCTCGAGCGCGTGGCCCCCATACCGGGTGTGACACCCTAG